A part of Gemmatimonas groenlandica genomic DNA contains:
- a CDS encoding histone deacetylase family protein — MKQQVAFLSHSDCGRHDTGWEHPEHVGRLRAIPRALRYDQALFEALQHHEGRHATEDEIALVHDRAYIAKVRDMAQSGGGRLDPDTVVSEGSWDAATAGTGCVLDGVDMAFDGRAPRSFSAVRPPGHHALRDRAMGFCLFGNVAIAAHYALATKACERVLIVDWDVHHGNGTQALVEREPRIHFVSMHQWPWYPGTGAAEDRGPHGTVWNVPMAPSLPSSQYMEALLRAVDAAAEGFTPDLILLSAGFDCLEGDPLGAFTLTLDDIGTLTRALVERADRWCGGRLVSAMEGGYAPDPVAQAVLVHLAALA; from the coding sequence ATGAAGCAGCAGGTCGCGTTCCTCTCGCACTCCGATTGCGGTCGGCACGACACGGGGTGGGAGCACCCCGAGCACGTCGGACGACTGCGCGCCATCCCGCGCGCCTTGCGATACGATCAGGCGTTGTTCGAGGCGCTGCAGCATCACGAGGGCCGACACGCCACGGAAGACGAGATCGCTCTGGTGCACGATCGTGCGTACATCGCCAAAGTGCGCGACATGGCGCAGTCGGGCGGTGGCCGCCTCGATCCCGACACGGTCGTGAGCGAAGGATCGTGGGACGCCGCGACCGCGGGCACCGGGTGTGTGCTGGACGGGGTCGACATGGCATTCGATGGTCGTGCGCCCCGCAGTTTTTCGGCTGTGCGTCCCCCGGGGCATCATGCCCTCCGCGACCGCGCGATGGGGTTCTGTCTGTTCGGCAACGTGGCCATTGCCGCCCACTACGCGCTGGCCACCAAGGCGTGCGAGCGCGTGTTGATCGTGGATTGGGACGTGCATCACGGCAACGGCACGCAGGCGTTGGTGGAGCGTGAGCCGCGCATTCACTTCGTGTCGATGCATCAGTGGCCGTGGTACCCCGGCACCGGGGCGGCCGAAGACCGTGGTCCGCACGGTACGGTGTGGAACGTGCCGATGGCCCCGTCGCTGCCGTCGTCGCAATACATGGAGGCGCTGCTGCGCGCCGTCGATGCCGCGGCTGAGGGCTTCACGCCCGATCTGATCCTGCTGAGCGCCGGCTTCGACTGCCTCGAGGGCGACCCCCTCGGCGCCTTCACGCTGACGCTCGACGATATCGGCACGCTTACCCGGGCGCTCGTGGAACGCGCCGACCGCTGGTGCGGCGGTCGGCTGGTGAGCGCCATGGAAGGGGGATATGCCCCCGATCCTGTCGCGCAAGCCGTGCTGGTACACCTGGCGGCGCTGGCCTGA
- a CDS encoding phytase encodes MQRISLAASAALGLALSGCRTGESPSTTNADSLAAAAVSSAADTLRPVVVTAAVLNDSDDPAIWIDTLNPSRSLVIGTDKGDSTGGLYVFTLDGRIDTTRTRRPLKRPNNVDIISGVSLNGKLIDIAVAAERGTKSLRIFRLPDMMPIDAGGIPVFNADTTRAPMGIALYRRPRDGAVFAIVGGKSGPREGYLWQYRLADAGNGTLTGTRVRAFGAYSGQKEIEAIAVDQQLGFVYYSDETVGIRKYHADPDLAEAAKELALFGTTGFVSDHEGIAVYPTSDSTGYLVVSDQQGHRLQLFAREGAKGAPNTHIALATIPVAAQETDGLEVTARALSPAFPEGLLVMMSTDKTFHFYDWRDVRKRLPLN; translated from the coding sequence GTGCAACGCATCTCGCTGGCCGCGTCCGCGGCCCTCGGCCTGGCGCTGAGCGGCTGTCGAACTGGGGAATCCCCATCGACAACCAACGCCGACTCTCTCGCCGCGGCCGCCGTGTCGTCGGCCGCCGATACGCTCCGACCGGTGGTCGTCACCGCCGCCGTGCTCAACGACTCGGACGATCCCGCGATCTGGATCGACACCCTGAATCCCTCCCGGTCGCTGGTGATCGGCACCGACAAAGGGGACAGCACCGGTGGACTCTACGTATTCACTTTGGATGGGCGGATTGACACCACACGCACGCGTCGTCCACTCAAGCGTCCGAACAACGTCGATATCATCTCCGGCGTCTCGCTGAACGGGAAGTTGATCGACATCGCGGTCGCCGCTGAACGTGGCACGAAATCGCTCCGGATTTTCCGACTGCCGGATATGATGCCGATCGACGCTGGTGGCATCCCGGTGTTCAACGCAGATACGACACGCGCGCCCATGGGGATCGCGCTGTATCGCCGTCCCCGCGACGGCGCCGTCTTCGCGATCGTCGGCGGTAAGAGCGGCCCGCGTGAGGGATACCTCTGGCAATACCGCCTCGCCGATGCCGGCAACGGGACGCTCACCGGTACACGGGTACGCGCCTTCGGCGCCTACAGCGGACAGAAGGAGATCGAGGCGATCGCCGTCGATCAACAACTGGGCTTCGTCTACTACAGCGACGAGACCGTCGGCATCCGGAAGTACCACGCCGATCCCGATCTCGCCGAGGCCGCAAAGGAACTGGCACTCTTCGGTACGACCGGATTCGTCAGTGATCACGAGGGCATCGCCGTGTACCCCACGAGCGACTCCACCGGCTACCTCGTGGTCTCCGATCAACAGGGCCACCGACTGCAGCTGTTTGCGCGCGAAGGTGCCAAGGGCGCGCCGAACACGCACATCGCGCTCGCCACGATCCCGGTGGCGGCCCAGGAAACGGATGGCCTCGAAGTCACGGCCCGTGCGCTGTCCCCCGCGTTTCCCGAAGGACTGCTCGTGATGATGTCGACCGACAAGACGTTCCACTTCTACGACTGGCGCGATGTCCGCAAGCGCCTTCCTCTAAACTGA
- the corA gene encoding magnesium/cobalt transporter CorA, with translation MTTIPAALLSVDQPHDPPPRTIYRSLSGEEVIDCHPRDIAQLMANGGPMWVDIDSSVRSQHAMLEKIFHFHPLAIEDTLNPNSRVKLEEYEGFLFVIIRGVALAADTDDPYDLETKELYCFLGPHYLVTVHAGPMASIDRVSEQLRRSPELLSRGVERALHAILDDTIDSFFPIMQQIDEFIDGLEERVFVEFDETALRDLFHVKRLVLSLRRYLQPSREVMNVLTNRPSTLLTPDVQIYFRDIYDHVLRINDALDTYRDLLSSTMDAYLTQVSNRLGATTKALSVVATMSLPFVVVSGMWGMNFSTIPLSGWPHGFWVLLVAQLGLGCLLLLYLRRRRLL, from the coding sequence ATGACTACCATACCCGCCGCCCTCCTCTCGGTCGACCAGCCGCACGATCCGCCGCCGCGCACCATCTACCGGTCGCTGTCGGGTGAGGAGGTCATCGATTGTCATCCGCGCGATATCGCGCAGCTGATGGCGAATGGTGGACCGATGTGGGTCGACATCGACTCGTCGGTGCGCTCGCAGCATGCGATGCTGGAGAAAATTTTTCACTTTCATCCGCTCGCGATCGAGGACACCCTCAATCCGAATTCCCGCGTCAAGCTCGAAGAGTACGAGGGGTTCCTGTTCGTCATCATCCGCGGCGTGGCGCTCGCGGCTGACACCGACGATCCGTACGACCTCGAAACGAAGGAGCTGTACTGCTTCCTCGGGCCACACTACCTCGTGACGGTGCACGCCGGTCCAATGGCGTCGATCGACCGCGTATCGGAACAGCTGCGCCGGTCGCCGGAGCTGCTCTCGCGCGGCGTCGAGCGGGCGCTGCACGCGATTCTCGATGACACCATCGACAGTTTCTTCCCCATCATGCAGCAGATCGACGAGTTCATCGACGGGCTCGAGGAGCGCGTCTTCGTGGAGTTCGACGAAACGGCGCTGCGTGACCTGTTCCATGTGAAGCGGCTAGTGCTGTCGCTGCGACGCTATCTGCAACCCTCGCGCGAAGTCATGAACGTGCTCACGAATCGCCCGAGCACGTTGTTGACGCCGGATGTGCAGATCTATTTCCGGGACATTTACGATCACGTGCTCCGCATCAACGATGCGCTCGATACGTACCGGGATCTGCTCAGCAGCACCATGGATGCGTATCTCACGCAGGTGTCGAATCGTCTGGGAGCGACGACCAAGGCGTTGTCAGTCGTAGCCACGATGTCACTGCCGTTCGTCGTCGTGAGCGGCATGTGGGGCATGAATTTCTCGACGATTCCGCTGTCGGGCTGGCCACACGGCTTCTGGGTGCTACTGGTCGCACAGCTCGGGTTGGGCTGCCTGCTACTTTTGTATCTGCGGCGGCGTCGGCTGCTCTGA
- a CDS encoding SDR family oxidoreductase — translation MTPSANSRPVALITGASRGIGHAIALRLAPKHDLILVARDESLLMAVAAECEALGASVQCIAADVQNALVTAQRLTGLHVDVLVNNAGVAVMKPFLEMTAEEWHRQVDVNVNALYHVTRAVLPGMVARGHGHVCIIGSTAGRNTFVGGTCYTGTKHFVMGFAESLMLEVRDAGVGVSVITPGSVDTDLFPAGTNRTWMLEPQNVADAVGFAIEAPPHMLVHRLEVRPLSPKRPRAS, via the coding sequence ATGACTCCCTCTGCCAATTCCCGCCCGGTGGCGCTCATCACCGGCGCATCACGCGGTATCGGGCACGCCATCGCGCTCCGGCTCGCCCCGAAGCACGATCTGATCCTCGTCGCGCGTGACGAGTCGCTGCTGATGGCGGTGGCCGCGGAGTGCGAGGCACTCGGTGCCTCCGTCCAGTGCATCGCGGCCGACGTGCAGAATGCGCTGGTCACGGCGCAGCGACTGACCGGACTGCACGTCGATGTCCTGGTGAACAACGCTGGCGTCGCCGTGATGAAACCGTTCCTCGAGATGACGGCCGAAGAGTGGCATCGTCAGGTCGACGTGAACGTGAACGCGCTCTATCATGTCACGCGCGCAGTCCTACCCGGCATGGTCGCGCGCGGCCACGGACACGTCTGCATCATCGGCAGTACGGCGGGACGCAACACGTTCGTCGGCGGCACTTGCTACACGGGCACGAAGCATTTCGTGATGGGCTTTGCGGAGTCGCTGATGCTGGAAGTGCGCGATGCCGGTGTCGGTGTGTCGGTGATCACGCCCGGCTCGGTGGATACCGACTTGTTCCCCGCCGGCACGAATCGCACGTGGATGCTCGAGCCGCAGAACGTGGCTGATGCCGTCGGTTTCGCGATTGAGGCACCCCCGCATATGCTCGTGCATCGGCTCGAGGTGCGGCCGCTTTCCCCGAAGCGCCCTCGGGCCTCCTGA
- a CDS encoding GAF domain-containing protein, translating to MSDARELLAVREIAHAFLLADRPSDVQQFALDRVTPILGAAFSLVMELGDDGELLRPVAQHEWPSKHRHWIGALRVRVGDGPSGVAVAERRLVEVADLFADASLGAWHEVASELGFRSIIAAPMETADGPIGAIAFYFADATPVRDEQRALVRVVADQLAAATDKSRRTDALRRANAALAEANAQLERQAAVWNSAERARDQTVHDVVSALLTLAAPGETADASMRLAAVHALAVAARDYDLVTRDDFSAAAADVDPREPLLSAVSTWRIRAPMVPIHVDEPTVLLPMIRGDLHWLSRLLELVVGLAVRSACMEGGTVNTGVRLGRGFIALQVGWRDASMDAVADQPPSVPSRILQETLRRPAHDPFAGVRGAVTALDQPLATVLAGRLGGQMRVEQSASGSEDEGGWTLVFPVEVDL from the coding sequence GTGAGTGACGCGCGCGAACTGCTCGCGGTGCGCGAGATCGCGCACGCATTCCTGCTGGCTGATCGCCCGAGTGATGTGCAGCAATTCGCGCTCGATCGGGTCACCCCGATCCTCGGCGCGGCGTTCTCGCTGGTGATGGAACTCGGGGACGACGGGGAACTGCTGCGGCCGGTGGCACAGCATGAGTGGCCGTCGAAGCACCGTCATTGGATCGGCGCGCTGCGCGTGCGCGTCGGCGACGGGCCCAGTGGTGTGGCCGTGGCGGAGCGACGATTGGTCGAGGTCGCCGATCTCTTCGCCGATGCGTCGCTTGGTGCGTGGCACGAAGTGGCCTCGGAGCTGGGCTTCCGGTCGATCATCGCGGCGCCGATGGAAACGGCGGACGGGCCCATCGGGGCGATCGCCTTCTATTTCGCCGACGCCACACCGGTGCGCGACGAGCAGCGCGCGTTGGTGCGGGTGGTGGCCGATCAGTTGGCGGCAGCGACTGATAAGTCGCGCCGCACCGATGCGCTGCGACGCGCGAATGCGGCGCTGGCCGAAGCCAATGCGCAGCTCGAGCGACAGGCGGCGGTGTGGAACAGCGCCGAACGGGCGCGTGATCAGACCGTGCACGACGTGGTGTCGGCGTTGCTCACGCTGGCGGCTCCCGGTGAGACCGCTGACGCCTCAATGCGCTTGGCCGCCGTCCATGCGCTGGCCGTCGCGGCCCGCGACTACGACCTGGTCACACGCGATGACTTCTCGGCGGCAGCGGCCGACGTGGACCCACGGGAGCCGCTGCTCTCCGCCGTGTCCACGTGGCGCATCCGGGCCCCGATGGTGCCGATTCACGTGGACGAGCCAACGGTGCTTTTGCCGATGATCCGTGGCGACTTGCACTGGCTGTCCCGTCTCCTGGAATTGGTCGTCGGGTTGGCGGTACGGTCCGCGTGTATGGAGGGCGGGACGGTGAATACCGGGGTGCGACTGGGACGAGGGTTCATCGCCCTGCAGGTCGGGTGGCGCGACGCCTCGATGGACGCGGTGGCGGATCAACCTCCCTCGGTGCCTTCACGTATACTTCAGGAGACGCTGCGCCGTCCGGCGCACGACCCGTTTGCGGGCGTGCGGGGGGCGGTGACGGCACTCGATCAGCCGCTGGCCACCGTCCTTGCCGGGCGCCTTGGCGGTCAGATGCGCGTCGAGCAATCGGCCAGTGGGTCAGAAGACGAGGGCGGATGGACGTTGGTCTTCCCCGTCGAAGTGGATCTCTGA
- a CDS encoding DUF4159 domain-containing protein, which produces MSDLPASEIAASDMRAIEPFVFATAQYESGDWDSAPMLPANVIDSIARYTSLPVRPQGVTVPLSSEAVFAYPLLFLTGHLPVRFTTREADVLRKYLVRGGLLFVDDHNHDVDGAFHKTVREEIRRVAGPLAPLPNTHELYRSFFVFENGPPTTSHEMNGWGDNLVHEQLDAVLRNGRISVLYSSKDYSSEWSFHPDNKRFLSVDNTKFAVNLVVYALTR; this is translated from the coding sequence ATGAGCGACCTGCCCGCGAGCGAGATTGCCGCGAGCGATATGCGTGCCATCGAGCCATTCGTGTTCGCGACGGCGCAGTACGAATCGGGCGACTGGGACTCGGCGCCGATGCTGCCGGCCAACGTGATCGATTCGATCGCGCGCTACACGTCGCTCCCGGTTCGGCCGCAGGGAGTCACGGTGCCGTTGTCGTCAGAGGCCGTGTTCGCGTATCCACTCCTCTTTCTCACCGGACACCTGCCGGTGCGCTTCACCACGCGCGAGGCGGATGTGCTGCGTAAGTATCTGGTACGCGGCGGCTTGCTGTTCGTGGACGATCACAACCACGATGTGGACGGTGCCTTTCACAAGACTGTACGCGAAGAGATCCGTCGCGTAGCGGGGCCGCTGGCGCCGTTGCCGAACACGCACGAGCTGTATCGCAGCTTCTTCGTGTTCGAGAACGGACCGCCCACCACGTCGCATGAGATGAACGGGTGGGGCGACAATCTCGTGCACGAGCAGCTCGATGCCGTGCTGCGCAACGGCCGCATCTCGGTGTTGTACAGCAGCAAGGACTACAGCTCGGAGTGGAGCTTCCATCCCGACAACAAGCGGTTTCTCTCGGTCGACAACACGAAGTTCGCGGTGAATCTCGTGGTTTACGCGCTGACCCGATGA
- a CDS encoding DUF58 domain-containing protein, with amino-acid sequence MSADYGPLLDALRGVRWPARRAVAAAPSGAHRSRQRGTAGEFTEYRLYRQGDDPRALDWKLLARSDRAFVRLSDDRALLPTWIVLDGSASMDFPDGVGMSKWRMACAVAVGLAAVAHASGDPVGVLAMHADGVLRMPPRTRRGTVREIARSLDAVQAGGTSTLAATLMLIPVSARCVLVTDCLGDHEATIKNASVLAAGGAMLECVHIVAREELTLPAGIFRAQDPEDAAIWRVTSPDVQRGYASRFDAFRAQVRDQWRALGAGYTEVPTNVTPARAVRAVVAGLAL; translated from the coding sequence ATGAGCGCGGATTACGGGCCGCTGCTCGATGCCCTGCGCGGCGTGCGTTGGCCAGCACGCCGGGCCGTGGCCGCGGCACCATCGGGCGCGCACCGCTCGCGGCAGCGCGGAACGGCGGGCGAGTTCACCGAGTATCGCCTGTATCGACAGGGCGATGACCCGCGCGCGCTCGACTGGAAGCTGCTGGCGCGGAGCGATCGTGCCTTCGTGCGGTTGAGCGATGATCGCGCGCTGCTACCCACCTGGATCGTGCTCGACGGGAGTGCGAGCATGGACTTCCCAGACGGAGTGGGGATGAGCAAGTGGCGGATGGCGTGTGCCGTTGCCGTGGGACTCGCGGCCGTGGCGCACGCATCGGGTGATCCAGTGGGCGTGCTCGCCATGCATGCGGACGGCGTGTTGCGCATGCCGCCGCGCACTCGCCGAGGCACCGTGCGCGAGATCGCCAGGTCGCTGGATGCTGTGCAGGCCGGCGGCACCAGTACGCTGGCGGCCACACTCATGCTGATCCCCGTGTCCGCGCGCTGCGTCCTCGTGACCGACTGCCTCGGTGATCATGAGGCCACGATCAAGAACGCGTCGGTGCTGGCAGCGGGCGGTGCGATGCTGGAGTGCGTGCATATCGTGGCCCGCGAGGAGCTGACGCTCCCTGCCGGGATCTTCCGTGCGCAGGATCCGGAGGATGCCGCCATCTGGCGCGTGACGAGCCCTGATGTGCAGCGCGGCTACGCGTCGCGCTTCGATGCATTCCGCGCGCAGGTGCGTGATCAGTGGCGCGCGCTCGGCGCCGGCTACACCGAAGTGCCGACAAACGTGACGCCGGCGCGTGCGGTCCGTGCGGTCGTCGCGGGGCTGGCCCTGTGA
- a CDS encoding AAA family ATPase: MSERSPESLIAAVQRLRGEIAKRIVGQDAVVDEILMALVAGGHALLVGVPGLAKTLMIKSLSDAMQLEFRRIQFTPDLVPSDITGTEILEESGGGARAFRFVHGPVFANIVLADEINRAPPRTQAALLEAMQEHSVTAAGKTMKLPEPFFVLATQNPIEQEGTYPLPEAQLDRFLFDIRVGYPTEADEISILRTTTGKRGAPIEAVFSADDALALQRLVRELPCSELVLTYAAKLVRATRPQEASAPGIVRQYVRWGAGPRAGQALILGAKACALLAGRAAVSPADIRRVAMPVLRHRILPNFAAEADGVSAEPIIEALLSHVAAPGSALPA, from the coding sequence GTGAGCGAACGGTCGCCTGAGTCGCTGATCGCGGCCGTCCAACGGCTGCGCGGAGAGATTGCGAAGCGCATCGTGGGTCAGGATGCGGTGGTCGATGAGATTCTGATGGCGCTGGTGGCCGGTGGACACGCCTTGCTCGTGGGCGTCCCCGGACTCGCCAAGACGCTGATGATCAAGTCGTTGTCGGACGCGATGCAGCTCGAGTTTCGTCGCATCCAGTTCACGCCGGACCTCGTGCCGAGCGACATCACGGGCACCGAGATTCTCGAGGAGAGCGGCGGCGGTGCACGCGCGTTCCGCTTCGTGCACGGACCGGTGTTCGCGAACATCGTGCTGGCTGACGAGATCAATCGCGCGCCGCCACGCACGCAGGCGGCACTGCTGGAGGCAATGCAGGAACACAGCGTGACCGCGGCCGGCAAGACGATGAAGCTGCCGGAGCCGTTCTTCGTGTTGGCGACGCAGAATCCGATCGAACAGGAAGGCACGTATCCGCTGCCCGAAGCGCAGCTGGATCGCTTCCTGTTCGACATCCGTGTGGGCTATCCCACCGAAGCCGACGAGATCTCCATTCTCCGCACGACCACGGGCAAGCGTGGCGCGCCGATCGAGGCGGTGTTCTCGGCGGACGACGCGTTGGCCTTGCAACGCCTGGTGCGCGAGTTGCCCTGCAGTGAGCTGGTGCTCACGTATGCGGCCAAGCTCGTACGGGCGACGCGTCCGCAGGAGGCGTCGGCACCGGGCATCGTACGACAGTACGTCCGATGGGGTGCCGGACCGCGCGCGGGGCAGGCGCTGATTCTCGGGGCGAAGGCGTGCGCGCTGCTCGCTGGTCGGGCTGCCGTCTCGCCGGCAGACATTCGACGCGTCGCGATGCCGGTGTTACGTCATCGCATTCTGCCGAATTTCGCGGCGGAGGCGGACGGCGTCTCGGCGGAACCGATCATCGAGGCGCTGTTGTCGCACGTGGCAGCGCCAGGCAGCGCGCTGCCGGCCTGA
- a CDS encoding BatA domain-containing protein — protein MIGFAAPWIFGLALAAALTITALHFLSVRQPRVLLLPTARFVPERDARAVARQAKPSDLPLLLLRVIALLAAGSALAGARCSERSARMSSLIVIDAASRADSAALLARAVRAASADSAADSAADGEPPVVLWVNGVSDDPGVAIAAAIRASARQAQANPSLATVSLTVVMPEIVRSRRGWDAWREQWPARIRVVRPGLSGESDTSAAALSAVGRVRVVSAATTPGTDVVAAAFASRGASAVRAGGSAGGSDVDEVVVRRDTIEDATNAQVLVRWPVSGVPAGWRAAPPADSVGAVVAAGGALVAPWVRNALPPTLSDSVRAIAWWSDGVAAAVERRRGTSCLREVAIAVAPGSDLLLSPAADGVLRALRAPCGGIGVPAPNEPATGSGVNALTWQLSASRFRALDGTTGTTKPAWLATALLSVAFLALLAEHVVRRESAGTAAS, from the coding sequence GTGATCGGCTTCGCCGCTCCATGGATTTTCGGCCTTGCACTGGCGGCCGCGCTGACGATCACGGCGCTGCACTTTCTTTCGGTGCGACAGCCGCGTGTACTCTTGCTGCCGACGGCGCGCTTCGTGCCGGAACGCGACGCGCGCGCGGTGGCGCGTCAGGCTAAGCCGAGTGACTTGCCGCTGTTGCTGTTGCGCGTGATCGCGCTGCTGGCGGCGGGTTCTGCGCTGGCAGGCGCACGGTGCAGTGAGCGGAGCGCTCGGATGTCGTCGCTGATCGTGATCGACGCCGCATCACGCGCCGATTCGGCGGCGCTGCTGGCGCGCGCGGTGCGCGCAGCGTCCGCCGACAGCGCTGCGGATAGCGCGGCTGATGGAGAACCGCCGGTCGTGCTCTGGGTGAACGGCGTGTCGGACGATCCCGGTGTCGCGATAGCGGCCGCGATCCGTGCATCGGCGCGTCAGGCACAAGCCAATCCGTCGTTGGCGACGGTGTCCCTCACGGTGGTAATGCCGGAGATCGTGCGTTCGCGGCGTGGGTGGGATGCCTGGCGCGAGCAGTGGCCGGCGCGTATTCGCGTGGTGCGCCCTGGTCTCTCGGGCGAGAGTGATACCAGCGCCGCCGCGCTGTCGGCCGTCGGACGCGTGCGGGTGGTCAGTGCGGCGACGACACCGGGTACGGATGTCGTTGCGGCGGCGTTCGCGTCGCGTGGTGCAAGCGCGGTGCGCGCGGGCGGGTCGGCGGGCGGGTCGGACGTCGACGAGGTAGTGGTGCGCCGTGACACGATCGAGGACGCAACGAATGCTCAGGTGCTCGTGCGCTGGCCGGTGAGTGGAGTGCCGGCGGGGTGGCGCGCGGCGCCGCCCGCCGACTCCGTGGGTGCGGTTGTCGCTGCCGGTGGCGCGCTGGTGGCGCCGTGGGTGCGTAACGCATTGCCCCCGACCCTATCGGACAGCGTACGGGCGATCGCGTGGTGGAGTGACGGAGTGGCGGCTGCCGTGGAGCGGAGGCGCGGGACGTCGTGCCTGCGTGAGGTGGCGATTGCGGTGGCGCCGGGCAGTGATCTCCTGCTCTCACCGGCGGCCGATGGTGTGCTGCGGGCGCTTCGCGCGCCGTGTGGAGGGATCGGCGTGCCGGCACCGAATGAGCCAGCTACCGGGTCGGGCGTGAACGCGCTGACGTGGCAGCTATCGGCGAGTCGGTTCCGAGCGCTCGATGGGACCACGGGTACTACGAAACCGGCGTGGTTGGCCACGGCACTGCTCTCGGTGGCGTTCCTCGCGCTGTTGGCCGAACACGTGGTCCGGCGTGAGTCGGCAGGAACGGCGGCGTCGTGA